A portion of the Sphingobacteriales bacterium genome contains these proteins:
- a CDS encoding SDR family oxidoreductase, whose product MNNKTILITGANSGLGFEAARQLAKQGHEIILLCRNREKGEQAVKGIQAFSGNSKIHLYVANLAVQKSVEQVAEQIKKDFSKLDVLLNNAGGVFSKFELSPDGIEMTIANNHFNYFWLTYYLFDLLKKGTDARIVNVASDSHYQAKTIDIESFYKKKNYFVLKAYEQSKLANVLFTYYLAEKSKPFNITVNALHPGFVYTPIGSKNGNTFFGVAWSTFSRLFGLTVEKGASSHIYLAGSDEVKGITGKYFHNCKAKKSSSASYDINLQVLLWKESERVSAFSFL is encoded by the coding sequence ATGAACAATAAAACCATTCTTATCACAGGGGCCAATTCCGGTTTAGGTTTCGAAGCCGCCCGACAACTGGCCAAACAGGGTCATGAAATTATCTTGTTGTGCCGCAACAGAGAAAAAGGAGAACAGGCAGTTAAAGGCATTCAGGCTTTTTCCGGCAACAGCAAGATACATTTGTATGTCGCCAATCTGGCCGTTCAGAAATCAGTGGAACAGGTTGCCGAACAAATCAAAAAAGATTTCAGCAAGCTGGATGTGTTGCTGAATAATGCCGGTGGCGTGTTTTCCAAATTTGAACTGTCTCCGGATGGGATAGAAATGACGATAGCGAACAATCACTTCAATTATTTCTGGCTGACATATTACCTGTTCGATTTGCTGAAAAAAGGCACGGACGCCCGCATTGTTAATGTTGCCAGCGACTCCCATTACCAGGCTAAGACAATAGACATAGAATCGTTTTATAAAAAGAAAAACTATTTTGTACTGAAAGCTTACGAACAATCCAAACTGGCAAATGTACTATTCACCTATTATCTCGCAGAGAAGTCCAAACCATTCAATATTACCGTCAATGCACTGCACCCCGGTTTCGTATACACACCGATAGGCTCTAAGAATGGAAATACATTCTTTGGAGTGGCCTGGAGTACCTTTTCCAGATTATTTGGTTTAACGGTAGAAAAAGGCGCGAGTTCTCATATCTACCTGGCGGGCAGTGATGAAGTGAAGGGTATTACCGGAAAGTATTTTCACAACTGTAAAGCTAAAAAATCATCATCGGCGTCTTATGATATAAATTTACAGGTGTTATTATGGAAGGAATCTGAGCGTGTCAGTGCATTCTCATTTCTGTAA
- the hemN gene encoding oxygen-independent coproporphyrinogen III oxidase: MAFNPLIEKYNVPIPRYTSYPTVPYWQDNMTDNEDWTLQIQKAIHAGKTKEGISLYIHLPFCEQLCTYCGCNKRITKNHSVETIYIDHLLKEWEHYKFIFGEGLVIRELHLGGGTPTFFSPENLQAFLTELFKDVAIHPEREFSFEGHPNNTTYEHLQTLYGRGFRRVSYGVQDLDIKVQTAINRIQPYEKTKQATEWAREIGYESVNFDLIYGLPFQTKESIEQTIQSVIELKPNRIAFYSYAHVPWTKKSQRAYDENDLPKGNEKFELYELGKAMLVKAGYADVGMDHFALEGDALLISKNNGTLHRNFMGYTTTNTEVLIGLGVSAISDVFYGYRQNLKTVEEYYEALEKNTLPIHRGINLTEEDIVYRKQILHIACKGKTNWKNEFELTEKMRHQLEDLQKDGLIDWKNTTLRVTPSGWSFLRNICAVFDKRMNDSISDSPQETPKFSQAV; the protein is encoded by the coding sequence ATGGCTTTTAATCCGCTGATAGAAAAATACAATGTTCCTATTCCAAGGTATACCAGCTATCCTACTGTTCCGTACTGGCAGGACAACATGACGGATAATGAAGACTGGACCCTTCAAATTCAGAAAGCAATCCATGCGGGTAAAACGAAAGAGGGTATCAGCCTTTATATACATTTGCCTTTTTGCGAGCAACTGTGTACCTATTGCGGATGCAATAAACGCATCACTAAAAACCACAGTGTCGAAACCATTTACATTGACCATCTCTTAAAGGAATGGGAACACTATAAATTCATTTTCGGAGAAGGATTGGTGATTCGGGAATTACACCTGGGAGGCGGAACGCCCACTTTTTTCAGTCCGGAAAACCTACAAGCTTTCCTTACGGAATTATTTAAAGACGTTGCCATACATCCCGAACGGGAGTTTAGTTTTGAGGGGCATCCGAACAACACCACCTACGAACATTTGCAAACATTGTATGGTAGGGGTTTTCGCAGGGTGAGTTACGGTGTGCAGGATTTAGATATAAAGGTACAGACCGCCATTAACCGCATACAGCCGTATGAGAAGACCAAACAGGCGACCGAATGGGCACGTGAGATCGGCTACGAATCCGTCAACTTCGATTTGATTTACGGCTTGCCGTTTCAGACAAAAGAAAGTATAGAACAGACAATACAATCTGTCATTGAATTAAAACCCAACCGGATAGCATTTTACAGTTATGCGCATGTACCCTGGACAAAAAAATCACAGCGGGCATATGACGAAAATGATTTGCCGAAAGGTAACGAGAAGTTTGAATTATATGAATTGGGTAAAGCTATGCTGGTCAAGGCCGGCTATGCCGATGTGGGGATGGATCATTTCGCTTTAGAGGGAGATGCATTGTTGATCAGTAAAAACAACGGAACGCTGCACCGCAATTTTATGGGATATACCACCACCAACACAGAGGTGTTGATTGGATTAGGGGTTTCGGCAATCAGTGATGTTTTTTACGGCTACCGCCAGAACCTGAAAACGGTCGAAGAATATTATGAAGCCCTGGAAAAAAACACATTGCCTATACATCGGGGTATCAACCTGACAGAAGAGGATATCGTTTACCGCAAACAGATTTTGCATATTGCCTGTAAGGGGAAAACAAACTGGAAAAACGAGTTTGAATTGACTGAAAAAATGAGACACCAGCTGGAAGATTTACAAAAAGACGGTTTGATAGATTGGAAAAATACCACCCTAAGGGTTACGCCGTCAGGTTGGAGTTTCCTGCGAAATATATGTGCCGTTTTTGACAAGCGCATGAACGATTCCATATCTGACTCGCCACAGGAAACGCCCAAATTCAGCCAGGCTGTATAA
- a CDS encoding alpha/beta hydrolase, which produces MKKSHIKENSISVFLYLLLSVLLISCDKEVSINETVVTESAGTHLRTSADASKKEESTDFSMLTSPLRDILRYNPEYLNTISRSAVSINAGGGGGGEDFHCCNGICLTVPTNPDPGTYYYPYDAFGNKVDYIGQYGTDDRQRYYVYLPNNVTANSPVVVMIPGGGWFSGQDVSILGFPYNWADYNTNESMVKDLLNNGYVVVSLLYRLIDYGNDINEFPLTTNWWYDQVADIQNAINHIRANFYTCLYGYSVSAEKIHILGESAGGHLALLYAYSLPQNSTFLKSVVSMYAPTNMNQYADTLDNYSVPFICSGNFYNNNMPYYYIFDESSPYTIYQSVSPFNCTAANQPSYKKIIKSFNLIQSGMKSQILNPSTNTTLSAYSPKVKLTTSANIIPTFIMHGNGVADHLVPYNKSTDGMSTNLANTAYGGLIGTYTFFNAFINQQIPVTYNTLTNKHVIKLYNDAEHGWNGAYFYSPIPLGLRVAVRQDVVRWLNGHN; this is translated from the coding sequence ATGAAAAAATCGCATATCAAAGAAAATAGCATTTCCGTTTTCTTATACCTGCTTTTAAGTGTCCTTCTAATCAGTTGTGATAAAGAAGTAAGTATAAATGAAACAGTTGTAACAGAATCTGCTGGTACTCATTTAAGGACATCTGCTGATGCTTCAAAAAAAGAAGAGAGTACAGATTTCAGCATGCTAACCTCTCCATTAAGGGATATATTAAGATATAATCCTGAATACCTAAATACTATTTCGCGGTCGGCTGTTAGTATTAATGCGGGCGGTGGTGGTGGCGGAGAAGATTTTCATTGCTGTAACGGAATCTGCTTAACAGTTCCCACAAACCCAGATCCCGGCACCTATTATTACCCTTATGATGCATTTGGCAATAAAGTAGATTATATTGGACAATATGGGACGGATGACAGGCAGAGATACTATGTCTATTTGCCCAATAATGTAACCGCAAATTCCCCTGTAGTGGTTATGATACCCGGTGGCGGTTGGTTTTCAGGACAAGATGTTTCTATTTTAGGCTTTCCTTATAATTGGGCTGATTATAATACAAATGAGAGCATGGTAAAAGATTTATTAAATAATGGATATGTAGTGGTGTCTCTTTTATATCGATTGATAGATTATGGCAATGACATTAATGAGTTTCCACTAACAACAAATTGGTGGTACGATCAAGTTGCAGATATACAGAATGCAATAAATCACATTCGAGCAAACTTTTATACCTGTTTATATGGATACTCAGTAAGTGCTGAAAAAATTCATATTCTAGGAGAAAGCGCAGGAGGTCATCTTGCTTTGCTATATGCATATTCATTACCACAAAACAGTACTTTTCTTAAGTCTGTAGTCTCCATGTATGCCCCAACTAACATGAATCAATATGCGGATACCTTAGATAATTATTCGGTACCGTTTATTTGTTCAGGAAATTTCTATAATAACAATATGCCTTATTACTATATCTTTGATGAAAGTTCTCCTTATACAATATATCAATCAGTTTCACCCTTTAACTGTACAGCTGCAAATCAACCTTCATACAAGAAGATAATAAAATCATTTAATTTGATACAATCAGGCATGAAATCACAAATATTAAACCCCTCAACAAATACAACATTATCTGCTTATAGTCCCAAAGTAAAGCTTACCACCAGTGCAAATATTATCCCAACTTTTATCATGCACGGGAATGGAGTAGCAGATCATTTAGTCCCTTACAATAAATCTACAGATGGGATGAGTACTAACTTAGCTAATACTGCTTATGGCGGACTTATAGGAACATATACATTTTTTAATGCCTTCATAAATCAACAAATACCAGTAACATATAATACCTTAACCAACAAACATGTTATTAAGCTTTATAATGACGCTGAACATGGGTGGAATGGAGCATATTTCTATAGTCCAATACCTCTTGGCTTAAGAGTGGCTGTACGCCAAGATGTAGTTCGGTGGTTAAACGGGCATAATTAA
- a CDS encoding FMN-binding negative transcriptional regulator has product MYIPKHFEQKDTGKLLAFMQQYNFAVLISAEDNRPLATHLPFVIEKQEKDIVLYSHLSLTNHQWRNMDGQNVLVIFSEPHAYISPTLYEHPQNVPTWNFMAVHAYGKIELYHTDEEKLMVLHRQMQAYEPSYLEQFRSLDEKYVNGLLKGIVAFKITVSELQGKEKLSQNKSEQDRQTVKKHLEDSNDPLKNDLARRM; this is encoded by the coding sequence ATGTACATACCTAAACATTTTGAGCAGAAAGATACCGGCAAACTGCTGGCATTCATGCAACAATATAATTTTGCTGTACTGATTTCTGCAGAAGACAATCGCCCTCTTGCGACACATTTGCCCTTTGTGATAGAAAAGCAAGAAAAAGATATCGTACTCTATTCGCACCTCTCTCTCACAAACCATCAATGGAGAAATATGGATGGTCAGAATGTGCTGGTTATCTTCTCCGAACCACACGCCTATATTTCGCCCACATTGTATGAGCATCCGCAGAATGTTCCTACCTGGAATTTTATGGCGGTCCATGCCTATGGAAAAATAGAATTATACCATACCGATGAAGAAAAATTGATGGTCCTTCACAGACAAATGCAGGCTTATGAACCTTCTTACCTGGAACAGTTCAGGTCATTGGATGAAAAATATGTGAATGGCTTGCTTAAAGGTATCGTAGCCTTCAAGATAACAGTCAGCGAACTGCAAGGAAAGGAAAAACTGTCTCAGAACAAATCCGAACAGGACAGACAAACCGTAAAAAAGCACCTGGAAGACAGCAATGATCCCCTTAAAAATGATTTAGCCAGGCGGATGTGA
- the mfd gene encoding transcription-repair coupling factor: MDLQQLLFLFRDDQRTQELSHHLSSPQARVLLRGTIGSSVNFITASLFLQAEYTHVIIAHDAEEAQYIQNDLQHLLEKKEILYLPSSYKKPYAFAEHSGHHILLRAQTLNALMNAKKGGELIVTFPDALQELLVRKEKLIENTLFLKTGEKIDVDFMLDVLLEYGFNRTDFVYEPGEFSIRGGIIDVFSFGNELPYRIELFDNEVESLRTFDPETQLSQRKISELTIIPNINEHFTQETTASLFEFLPENTVFWFRDAVLFQELSEKQYDRALEEMELLKNPPSGGRKGVEHPFLNKALNQLFVAPEELMNELAKYRIISASLLPAVLKEKEEKHITYRQSPQPSFNRNFDLLIQDLRQQRKNHFQLFLFSENARQIERFQHIFQDKKADINFNPCYVDLAQGFIDKDLQVVCYTDHQIFDRYHKYKTKSGFNRTKAITIRQLKDLNPGDYVTHIDHGVGVFSGLETITVNGQSQEMVRLMYKDNDLLYVNINSLHKISKFTGKEGHIPKVNKLGSDAWTNLKNKTKKKIKDIAAELIKLYAQRKVAKGYAFHKDTYLQDELEASFMYEDTPDQIKATADVKADMEKPHPMDRLICGDVGFGKTEIAIRAAYKAVTNRKQVAVLVPTTILAWQHFKTFSSRLKEQGVVVDFLNRFKSAKEKKETLEKTKEGKTDILIGTHALLNKELIFKDLGLLIIDEEQKFGVSAKEKLRHISANVDTLTLTATPIPRTLKFSLMGARDLSNIMTPPTNRIPITTEVQVFDVKKLKEIIEFEVYRGGQVYFVHNRVKDLPELETVLRKLCPDISIKTAHGQLEGDQLEEIMLQFINGEFDVLLSTNIVESGLDIPNANTIIINNAHHFGLSDLHQLRGRVGRSNKKAFCYLLAPPKSTLTDEARKRLQTLEEFSDLGSGFQIALRDMDIRGAGNLLGGEQSGFITDIGFEMYHKILDEAIQELKYTDFKEVFKEQIEEQKQFVYDCTIDTDVEMLIPLEYVQNTEERLRLYTELDAIESEEKLQAFAKKTEDRFGKLPKQISELFDGLRIRWVAKKIGFERIILKGGKLRCYFLDNPRSPYYESPYFPKVMAYIQNSKKRCNLKQSGNSLILVYDNIKTMHETELLFKDIDVNVFG, from the coding sequence ATGGATTTGCAGCAATTGTTGTTCCTGTTCCGTGATGATCAGCGGACACAGGAATTGTCACACCACCTTTCTTCTCCGCAGGCACGCGTCCTGCTGCGGGGGACTATTGGCTCTTCCGTCAATTTTATTACCGCTTCGCTGTTTCTGCAGGCAGAATATACACACGTCATTATTGCCCATGATGCCGAAGAGGCACAATATATTCAGAATGACCTGCAGCACCTCTTAGAGAAGAAAGAGATACTTTATCTGCCGTCTTCCTATAAAAAGCCATACGCCTTTGCGGAGCACAGTGGTCACCATATCTTATTGCGTGCGCAAACCCTGAACGCCCTGATGAATGCCAAGAAAGGCGGCGAACTGATTGTCACCTTTCCGGATGCCTTGCAGGAATTGCTGGTGCGCAAAGAGAAACTCATAGAAAACACCCTGTTCTTAAAAACCGGCGAAAAAATAGACGTGGATTTCATGCTCGATGTACTCCTTGAATACGGATTCAACCGCACGGATTTTGTGTACGAACCCGGTGAGTTTTCCATCCGCGGCGGTATCATTGATGTCTTTTCGTTCGGCAATGAATTGCCGTATCGTATTGAGCTGTTCGACAATGAAGTGGAAAGCCTCCGCACCTTTGATCCGGAAACGCAACTGTCGCAACGCAAGATTTCCGAGCTGACGATTATACCGAATATCAACGAACATTTTACACAGGAAACGACGGCATCCCTGTTTGAATTCCTGCCGGAAAATACCGTGTTCTGGTTCCGGGATGCTGTATTGTTCCAGGAGCTGTCGGAGAAACAGTATGACAGAGCTTTGGAAGAAATGGAACTCCTGAAGAATCCCCCTTCAGGGGGCAGAAAGGGGGTAGAACATCCGTTTCTGAATAAGGCATTGAACCAGCTCTTCGTCGCACCCGAAGAACTGATGAACGAATTGGCAAAGTATCGAATAATTTCGGCCTCACTGCTGCCGGCTGTACTTAAAGAAAAAGAAGAAAAACATATCACCTACCGCCAATCTCCCCAGCCGTCGTTCAACCGCAACTTTGATTTGCTGATTCAGGATTTAAGGCAGCAACGAAAAAATCATTTCCAATTATTTCTCTTCTCTGAAAACGCGCGTCAGATCGAACGGTTCCAGCATATTTTTCAGGATAAAAAAGCAGATATTAATTTCAATCCCTGCTATGTTGATTTGGCGCAAGGGTTTATAGACAAGGATTTACAGGTGGTGTGTTACACCGACCATCAGATATTTGACCGTTACCACAAATACAAAACCAAATCCGGATTTAACCGGACCAAAGCGATTACCATCCGACAGCTGAAAGATTTGAATCCCGGCGATTATGTGACACATATCGACCATGGCGTTGGCGTGTTCTCTGGCCTCGAAACCATTACCGTCAACGGACAGTCGCAGGAAATGGTACGCCTGATGTATAAAGACAATGACCTGTTGTATGTCAACATCAACTCGCTGCATAAAATTTCCAAATTCACCGGCAAAGAGGGGCATATTCCGAAAGTGAACAAACTCGGCAGCGACGCCTGGACCAACCTTAAGAACAAGACAAAGAAAAAAATCAAGGACATCGCGGCGGAACTCATCAAACTGTATGCGCAACGGAAAGTAGCCAAAGGCTATGCCTTTCACAAAGACACCTATCTGCAGGATGAGCTGGAAGCAAGTTTTATGTATGAAGACACCCCCGACCAGATAAAGGCTACCGCCGATGTGAAAGCGGATATGGAAAAGCCACATCCCATGGACCGGCTGATTTGCGGCGATGTGGGATTCGGTAAAACGGAAATTGCCATTCGGGCAGCCTATAAAGCGGTCACCAACAGAAAACAGGTAGCGGTTTTAGTGCCTACCACCATCTTGGCGTGGCAGCATTTCAAGACGTTTTCCTCCCGTTTGAAAGAGCAGGGTGTGGTGGTTGATTTTCTCAACCGCTTTAAATCCGCCAAAGAGAAGAAGGAAACGCTGGAAAAAACAAAAGAAGGAAAAACCGACATTCTAATTGGCACACATGCCCTGCTCAATAAAGAACTGATCTTTAAAGATCTGGGATTGCTAATCATCGATGAGGAGCAAAAATTCGGCGTTTCCGCGAAAGAAAAGCTGCGGCATATTTCTGCGAATGTAGATACGCTGACACTTACCGCCACACCGATTCCACGCACACTAAAATTTTCACTGATGGGTGCGCGCGATTTGTCCAATATCATGACACCACCCACCAATCGTATTCCTATTACGACGGAAGTACAGGTCTTTGATGTAAAAAAACTCAAAGAAATCATTGAGTTTGAGGTATATCGGGGTGGCCAGGTTTATTTCGTACACAACCGGGTAAAAGACTTGCCGGAACTGGAAACGGTACTGAGAAAGTTATGTCCGGATATCAGCATTAAAACAGCACACGGGCAACTGGAAGGCGATCAGCTGGAAGAAATCATGCTGCAGTTTATCAACGGAGAATTTGATGTGCTGCTGAGTACCAATATTGTGGAAAGCGGACTGGATATTCCAAATGCGAATACGATTATCATCAACAATGCACATCATTTCGGGTTGAGCGATTTGCATCAGCTGCGCGGTCGGGTTGGGCGTTCCAACAAGAAAGCATTCTGCTATCTGTTAGCACCTCCAAAATCCACGCTGACGGATGAAGCCCGAAAACGCCTGCAGACACTGGAAGAATTTTCCGATTTAGGTTCCGGATTCCAGATCGCCCTGCGCGATATGGACATACGCGGTGCGGGAAATCTGTTGGGTGGCGAACAAAGCGGATTTATCACGGATATCGGCTTTGAGATGTATCATAAAATCCTGGATGAAGCGATACAGGAATTAAAATATACAGACTTCAAAGAAGTCTTTAAGGAACAGATTGAAGAGCAAAAACAATTCGTGTATGACTGTACGATTGACACGGATGTGGAGATGCTCATTCCGCTGGAATATGTGCAGAATACGGAAGAGCGATTGCGATTGTACACAGAATTAGATGCCATTGAAAGCGAAGAAAAACTGCAGGCTTTCGCGAAGAAGACAGAAGACCGGTTTGGAAAACTGCCGAAACAAATCAGTGAGCTGTTTGACGGACTGCGCATCCGCTGGGTAGCCAAAAAAATAGGGTTTGAGCGCATTATCCTGAAAGGCGGGAAGCTGCGCTGTTATTTTTTAGACAATCCGAGATCTCCCTACTACGAAAGCCCCTATTTTCCAAAAGTGATGGCCTATATTCAGAATTCTAAAAAGAGGTGCAACCTGAAGCAAAGCGGCAACAGTCTGATACTGGTGTACGACAACATCAAAACCATGCACGAAACAGAATTGTTGTTTAAAGATATTGATGTGAATGTATTTGGGTAA
- a CDS encoding alpha-glucosidase — protein MAWYNTTAIYQIYPRSFYDSNGDGIGDLNGIIQKLDYIRDLGFETIWISPFYTSPQVDFGYDIADYFNIAPEYGTLQDAEALIAACHDKGLKIVFDMVMNHTSDQHAWFLESKSSRINPKADWYIWRDQPNNWKSIVGPKGWHYCKERDQYYFASFLPFQPDLNYQNPAVKQQMFDACRFWLAKGVDGFRLDIFNCIIKDPQFRDNPFSILCAIPSEEYPGGNFQVRKYSVNQPENFTLAKELRSVINEFQPARLLLGEVFGKHKLKKQYLGERQDGLHLIFLFDVVMFNFDAGFFRKKILEYEKEYPKPYTPVIVFSNHDQLRSIGRLRNNLEKAKLLALLQYTMRGVPTVYYGEEIGMTNVKIPIKIAKDALAHTFSWVPQFLADRIPVPINRDVCRTPMQWNNGKNAGFSAASSTWLPIADDLENRNVAQQQADEQSLLNVFKKLNQLRKDYTSLQDGSIEVFSADSKDLLAFLRSSPKEKLLIILNFSSEDRGTRINFNIKEKVYTLKQSVVSGNQITLQGFGGVLLRV, from the coding sequence ATGGCATGGTATAACACAACGGCTATCTACCAGATTTACCCCCGTTCCTTTTATGACAGCAATGGCGATGGCATCGGCGACCTGAACGGTATCATTCAGAAACTGGATTATATACGAGACCTCGGGTTTGAGACTATCTGGATTTCTCCCTTTTACACATCCCCGCAGGTGGATTTTGGATATGATATCGCCGATTATTTCAATATCGCTCCTGAATATGGTACACTGCAGGATGCTGAAGCATTGATTGCCGCCTGTCACGATAAAGGTCTGAAGATTGTATTTGATATGGTGATGAACCATACCTCTGATCAGCATGCCTGGTTCCTGGAGTCCAAATCATCGAGGATTAATCCAAAAGCGGACTGGTATATCTGGCGCGACCAACCGAATAACTGGAAAAGTATTGTAGGGCCGAAAGGCTGGCATTATTGCAAAGAAAGAGACCAGTATTATTTTGCCTCTTTCCTGCCCTTCCAGCCGGATTTGAATTACCAGAACCCTGCAGTAAAACAACAGATGTTTGATGCCTGCCGTTTCTGGCTCGCAAAAGGCGTGGATGGTTTTCGGTTGGATATTTTCAACTGCATCATCAAAGACCCGCAGTTCCGCGACAACCCATTTTCCATCCTGTGTGCCATTCCCAGCGAAGAATATCCGGGCGGGAATTTTCAGGTACGAAAATATTCCGTAAATCAACCGGAGAATTTTACGCTGGCGAAAGAATTGCGGAGCGTCATAAATGAATTTCAACCGGCCAGGTTGCTGCTGGGAGAAGTGTTTGGAAAGCACAAACTGAAAAAACAATACCTCGGCGAACGGCAGGACGGGCTGCATCTCATTTTCTTATTTGATGTGGTCATGTTTAATTTCGATGCCGGATTTTTCAGAAAAAAAATCCTGGAGTACGAAAAGGAATATCCGAAACCCTATACACCGGTTATCGTATTCTCGAACCATGACCAGCTGCGCAGCATCGGCCGCCTCCGCAACAATTTAGAGAAAGCTAAACTGCTGGCTTTGCTGCAGTACACCATGCGCGGTGTTCCTACGGTTTATTATGGGGAGGAGATTGGAATGACCAATGTGAAGATTCCCATTAAAATCGCGAAAGATGCTTTGGCTCATACTTTTTCCTGGGTACCGCAGTTTTTGGCCGACCGGATTCCGGTGCCCATCAACAGGGATGTGTGCCGTACGCCGATGCAGTGGAACAATGGAAAAAATGCAGGCTTTTCGGCAGCCAGTTCTACATGGCTCCCGATAGCGGATGATCTGGAAAACAGGAATGTGGCACAGCAGCAGGCGGATGAACAGTCACTGCTCAATGTCTTCAAAAAACTGAACCAGCTTCGAAAGGATTATACTTCTCTGCAGGATGGTTCTATCGAGGTGTTTTCTGCAGACAGCAAGGATTTACTGGCTTTTCTGCGCAGCTCGCCGAAAGAAAAATTACTGATTATCTTAAATTTCAGTTCCGAAGACAGAGGCACCAGGATAAATTTCAATATTAAAGAAAAGGTATACACCTTAAAACAATCCGTTGTTTCGGGCAATCAAATTACGTTACAGGGATTTGGCGGCGTGCTGTTGCGTGTGTAG